From Deltaproteobacteria bacterium, a single genomic window includes:
- a CDS encoding NAD(P)-dependent oxidoreductase, whose protein sequence is MYDSMRSQPSAPSGAEVRYATGGTTPRARKKAPSSANGPSSGTGSRSHAASGIEVCWKSSREATTQPGCVPASPGPPEPPPSPGGPTWPLAHAQPRTTPTDAAARAAWYSAAMAKVAFIGLGKMGRPMAARLLEARHQVQAFNRSRGPTDQLAALGATPANSAAEAAAHADFVLTALPTPASVDAVYEELASVARPGQIFVDHSTVSLEQNRRCAAKLRQRGAQFLDAPVSGGPAGAQAGTLTVMVGGEKEAFEAALPVFQAFGKNIRLCGPTGAGQAVKLVNQLLVGVHTAAIAEAAVLGAKMGADPKTVLEVIGTSFGGSTMMTRNLPRFISRDFSEATSIRLLLKDLGIIHDEAKAAQVPLLLGAVAEQRFLEAAARGMSDQDMAALVRLWEDAAGVTVDRPVR, encoded by the coding sequence GTGTACGACTCGATGCGGAGCCAGCCATCCGCCCCGAGCGGCGCCGAGGTTCGATATGCCACAGGCGGCACCACTCCCCGCGCACGGAAGAAAGCTCCGTCATCCGCAAACGGGCCGTCGTCCGGGACGGGATCGCGTTCCCACGCCGCATCCGGGATTGAGGTCTGCTGGAAATCTTCGCGAGAGGCGACAACCCAGCCGGGCTGCGTTCCTGCGTCGCCCGGCCCCCCAGAGCCGCCGCCGTCGCCCGGGGGCCCGACGTGGCCGCTGGCGCATGCGCAGCCGAGGACGACTCCGACGGACGCAGCGGCGCGAGCCGCGTGGTATAGCGCCGCCATGGCAAAGGTCGCCTTCATCGGTCTGGGAAAGATGGGACGGCCGATGGCCGCGCGCTTGCTGGAGGCGCGGCATCAGGTCCAAGCGTTCAATCGTTCACGCGGTCCCACCGACCAGCTCGCAGCCCTCGGCGCGACGCCCGCCAACTCGGCTGCCGAGGCAGCGGCCCACGCCGATTTCGTCCTGACCGCCCTGCCGACTCCGGCTTCCGTCGACGCCGTGTACGAAGAGCTCGCGTCGGTGGCCCGTCCCGGGCAGATCTTCGTGGATCATTCCACCGTCAGCCTGGAGCAGAACCGGCGCTGCGCGGCGAAACTGCGCCAGCGAGGCGCGCAGTTCCTCGACGCGCCCGTCTCCGGCGGTCCGGCGGGCGCGCAGGCGGGGACGCTGACGGTGATGGTCGGTGGCGAGAAGGAGGCGTTCGAAGCCGCGTTGCCGGTGTTCCAGGCCTTCGGCAAGAACATCCGCCTCTGCGGGCCGACCGGTGCAGGGCAGGCGGTGAAGCTCGTCAACCAGCTGCTCGTCGGCGTGCACACCGCTGCCATCGCGGAAGCAGCCGTGCTGGGCGCGAAGATGGGCGCCGATCCGAAGACCGTCCTGGAAGTGATCGGCACTTCCTTCGGCGGATCGACGATGATGACGCGCAATCTCCCGCGGTTCATCTCGCGCGACTTCAGCGAGGCGACGTCCATTCGCCTCCTGCTCAAGGATCTCGGGATCATCCACGACGAGGCCAAGGCGGCGCAGGTGCCGCTGTTGCTCGGAGCGGTCGCGGAGCAACGGTTCCTCGAGGCGGCGGCGCGCGGCATGTCGGATCAGGACATGGCCGCGCTGGTACGGCTCTGGGAAGACGCGGCCGGCGTCACGGTCGATCGGCCGGTGCGATGA